From the genome of Sporomusa sphaeroides DSM 2875:
AGAGAATGATGTCCGGCTTAAGTCCGGCAATTTCTTCAATCTCATATTCATTCAGTTCATGAGTAAATACCTTCAGCACCTTGGCACCGGCTCCCAAGGCAGCCCGTTTGGCTGCTTCAGCAGTCATCTCAGGCACCAGGCCGACAGCTATCATTTTAAGCCCGCCGGCAGCGCTTGAGCAGGCAAGCACCTTCTCAAACTCCAGCTTGCCAGTCTTGGCAGTGAGTGCGGCTAATGCTTGATTCAAACCGTCCATGATATCTGTCTCGACAGTAGTAATACCTCTGGCAGTACCTAACACTTGCTCCTGTTCAACGTCTACTGCTGTAATTTTGGTATATGTACTGCCAAAATCGATAAGCAAAACGTTATTCAAAGCAAAGACCCCTTTATTATTTCAAGTCCTCTTTCAAATCGGCAAGCACTTGCTCAGGCAGTGTGCCTGGCGCATATACTTTGTCATAGCCCATAGCAAGGAACTTTTTCTCAACTTCAGTAAAATCAGATTTACCAACAACCAGGTTACCGCCAACATACAGCAGAATGTCTTCAATGCCGGCTTCACGGCAACGGTCTCTTAAACCACGGCAGTCAATTTCGCCGTGTCCATAAAGCGAAGCCACCAAAATTGCCTTGGCATCGGTTTCGATTGCCGCATTAACAAATTCTTCCTGAGGCACCAGCACCCCCAGGTTAATTACTTCATAACCGGCCGCTGTGAGAGCATGGTTGAGGATTTTGTTGCCGACTGCATGGCAGTCAGCGCCAATTACGCCTAAAATAACCTTTTCCTTGTTTGTCATCTCCACTACTCCTTTGCTTTATCAGTCTCTGCTACCAACCGGCCGATGACCTGTTGGAGCGATCCCTGGTCTATTTCGTAGTAAAAAGTGATGATATCCTGTGTTTCTGCAGCTGCCTGGCGTACCATTTGCTTCATCGACTCGGCGGCAATAATGACCTTATACCCGGCTATACATTGCCTAACCTGCTCCCGTTCAGTCCCGGTACAGGCTTTCAGCCCAATACCGTTACAGCCAATCTTGGTCAGGAGACGATCAAGCGCATCCACAAATTCCTGTGTTTTAGCAACAACAGCCACCTCAGTACCAGGCTGCAGTCGGGCCAGCTTAATGACCGCTTCGAGATTGGGTACAGAAGCCACAGCCAGCAACTTGGCAGTATTGCCGAGCACCCCCGCAACAACCGACTGGTGTTCCGCCGTCGTGATCACCAGATCACAGGCGGCAAGAAATTCAACCTTTACCACACCGGCTAAGAGGTCTGACAGCACTACCGGTTCAAATTGCGCATGCGCCGTTTGACTGAGCTGAGCGATGAACTGTTCCACATATTCCAGGGTACAATCCACAACAGCCACCCTGAGCTGCCTGGTTGACAGTTCGCGTTCTTTGGCCCGGATGGCGGTAATGTTGGCAAACTGTTCCACAGTAAACCCCAGTTCAACCACCTGTACCATTGCCGCGTCAATAATTTTGAGCGCCCGTTCAATCCGGCTGCCTGCGACATCCGCGCCAGCCGCCGTTATATCTCCAGCCTGTCCGCGGACAAAAGTACCGCGTCCCTGCCGGGCCTCAAGAACTCCTTCAAGCAAAAGTTCCTTATAGGCAACACTGACGGTATTGCGGCTAATGCCCAGTTCTTCGGCCAAACTGCGTTCTGTCGGCAGCTTATCGCCTTTTTGGTAATAGCCTGTCTTGATTTTGTCCAAGATGTACGCTTTTACCTGCAAATAAATAGGTATGCCAAGTTTTTGCACAATCATAATATCATCATCCCACCAAATTGGACCATTGGATTAATCCAATTTGAATTTCTAAAGCTATTATCTCATACCATTTGCGAAAAAGCAAGAAAATTCTACAAAAAAATACTGTATTCATTAAACTTTTTTTATCTGCTTTTCACCTCTGAAAATAGTGTTTCCTGGCTATGTATTTTTAGCCGTCCGCCAGGTCTTATGTTGGGCACGCAAAACATATATATCTTGTCAGGACAAAACAAAGAGGGGTTATAACAAAACTTGGGGCACGCCTAAGCGTGCCCCAAGTACAAATCATGCATCAGCAACCCTATATTGTTGTCTTTTATTCTAACCTACTGATATATATGGCATTTCGACTTCTGCCTTACTTTTATAGTGCTTCTTCGTCAATTCCCATTTCTTTGCGCTTTCTGGCATTGTTCCTGATTTTGATGGTACCGACAATGATTTCCGGAATAAGTACGAAGAATAAGCCGATATAACCAACCGAGCCGTAACCTTTTACGACAATATTGGTCAGGCCAAAAATCGATATGCCTGTACAGATTGCAATCGTGACAAACGAAACAAAAATTCTGCGCACCCGGAGGCTTTCAAACATACCTTCAGGCTTTATCACCGATTCAAACCGGGCAACGGCAGCAAAGGTCAGCGCTACCCCGCTGCCCAGCAAGGCAACGAACAGAATGAGGCTATACAGCACCTTCAGCCAGTCTATGCCCAGATGGGTAGTGACATAGTATACCGGCAGCGTCTGTTTCACAGAACCGGGCGCAAAACCAAGCAGCATGAGACAGACAAGCAACAGAAAGACGCCATTGAACAATGTGCCGAAGAACATGAACCAGTTGCATTCCTTGGTGGTCTTAATATTTTGCGCCGCCGACAGCATCGGCATCGCCGTGAACGATTGGAACCCGACATAAATAAGCATCAGCCAAACGGCTTCTCCAAAACCGGTGCCAAAGGTTTCCTTGGTAGCGATAAAATTCTGCCATTGGAGCGCGCCGGCCTCAATACCCAGATAGGCAAGCAGGCCAAGGGTGGGGATCAGGAAATAAGTCTTGAAGTTCAAGGCCTTAATAATCAAACCGCCGCCGAAGATCGTCAACAGCAAGGTGATGAAACCCACTGACGTAATACCGATACCATAATTAAGTCCCATGGTACTCTGGAGCAGGGAGCCCGCACCCGCTATCGCCGTGCTTACGGCACAGGCGATCAGCATAAGGTTCCCGAATTCAAATATAATTCCAAACTGCTTTTCGTACGGGTGATAGAGAACATTGGCATAGGCTTTATAGTTGTATGCCTTGTGATCTTTGGCTAACACAAGGGCATTCCGGTGGCCCCAGCCTAAAAGAATCATAGCGATTATTGGTAGAAAAACGGAATACCAGCCAAATTTAACATAAAAGTTGACTTCCTGGTTGCCGGTGGCAAACCCCCCGCCACAGTGGGTGGCAAACCAGACCGCCCCCATGGAAAGTCCGATTCCCCACCCCATTGACATCGGTTTTTTCCTGCCTGGTTCTGCATTTCCCGGGCCGGTCATCTGCTGCCCGTTATTGATATTACTCATCCTCTCGCCTCCAATGTATGTAGTTCACCGCCGCCTTTAATGGCCTAAAAATAATAAAGTTCGTTGTTGGCATACTCTTCCTTTCTTGATATGATATTACCATCATACTATTGTGTAAATAACCTGTCAATCGCGAAAGATATTATGGCATCGGTGTTACCCTTATCCTGTCCTAGCAGAAAGTTATACTTGCTGTCAGGACAAAAAAAACCGCCGTAAAGGCGAGATTCATAATTCCATAATTATGAATCTGAAAAAAATTGAATCTTTGAACTGAAAACTTTTACCTGTCGAGTTGAAAAATATTTCAAATTCATGTAATATAAATAAGATATCCTAGATTTACCGGAGGATCAACTATGGCTCAAATTAAAAAAGTCAAATTATCTGATACAGTAGTCGAAGAAGTTTTAAAGGCTCTTGAAAACGGCCGGTTTAAGCCTGGGGAAAAAATCCCGTCAGAAAGTGTTTTGACAAAAGAATTTGGTGTCAGCCGGACGACCTTGCGAGAAGCATTTCAAAAACTTGAATTATTGGGCAAAATGTCTATTCGCCAAGGTGACGGAACCTATGTAAACGATGGTCCGCCACCTACTATATATAACCATATCAACTCTGCCTTCATATTCGGCAATACCGATATGACCAAGCTTTTGGAAGCCAGAGAATGTTTAGAGATGTATGCGATAAAATTAGTTGCCAACCGTGCTACCGCCGAGGATGTTGCCAGACTCTATGAGAGTATTAGCTCAGAAAAAGATAACTTGACTCCCCAAAATTTCCCAAAACAGGATTTCTTATTTCATCAGTTGCTTATTGAATTAAGTGACAACCCAATTCTTTTGGGTTTCTGGACTTCCATCATGTCTCTGATTAAGGAAGAACAAACCCGCATAGCCAATATACCGGGTGTGCCGGAGCAAGCATGGGAAACCCACAAACAGATTATTAAAGCCATTGAAAAAAACGATGCCAAGAAAGCCCAAGCTTGCATGCAGCAACATTTATCCTTATTGCCGGGAATTGTTTTATCAGATGTTTCTCACAGAAAAAGCCGGGAAAATAACAAATAGGTTCTACGGAACCATACCAATAAAAATAGCCCCTTCCAGGGGCTATTTTTATTGGTATGGTGAGTCAAGACTCCCGCCGCTACAGGCGGTGTCAGTTCAGGTGGAGTCGACTCTCCACCTGAACCCACGATGTTTCAGCAAAGCTGGAACAAGTTCACTGGTATACTTTGGCCTGCTCCTCACCGCTAAGCACTCGCAGCGCCCCCTCCGCCAAAGCAATCATTTCATTTTCTCCCGGAACAACCTTAATATCGGCGATGAATTGTACCCGGTCTGTAATCAGTTTGACAAGCAGCTGATCATATGCAAGGCCACCGGTCAGAACAATAGAATCCACCCGGCCGGCCACTGCGGCCGAACCTGCCGCAATCTCTTTGGCAATCTGATAAGCCATGGCTTCATAAACAAGTTTTGCTTTGGCATTACCTGCTGCAATCATTCTTCCCACTTCCCTGCCGTCATTGGTGCCCAAATAACCTACTAATCCCCCTTGGCCGACAAGCAACTTCCTGACTTCACTCATTGAATACTTCCCGGAAAAGCACAATTCAATCAAGTAGCCGGTAGAAATACCACCTGCCCGTTCCGGGGAGAATGGCCCCTCTCCGCAAAGGGCGTTATTGACATCAACGACTTTTCCTCCCGTATGGACACCGACAGATATACCACCGCCCATATGGGCAATAATTAGATTAACTTCATTATACGGTTTTCCCAACTCCCTGGAGATTTTACGGGCAACCGCCTTCTGGTTCAACGCATGAAAGATACTTATCCTGTCATAAGCGGGAAGACCGGATATTTTCGCAATGTCGGCAAGTTCATCAACCACCACCGGATCAACAATGAACGCAGGAATAGCCAGAGTATCCGCGATTTCCTTCGCAATGATTCCACCCAGGTTCGAAGCATGCTCCCCCCTGTGGGCAAGACGCAGATCTTTGATCATGGTTTCGTTAACCGCATATGTGCCGCCTTCAATGGGTTTTAACAAGCCGCCCCGCCCCACTACGGCATCCAGGATATCAATAGCTATGTTGTTTTCAGCCAATAGTGTAAGTATCCCATTTTTTCTAAACTGGTATTGTCCAATCACAGTTGTAAATGCTGCCAGTTCCGCATTCGAATATCTGACTACCTCTTCATACAGCAACTGTTCATTGTCATAGACCGCCACTTTGGTCGACGTTGATCCTGGATTGATTGCTAATATTCTAAACTTATCCTTCATAGCTTTTTTCCTCCTCACTTTTACTTGCCATTAAAACACCGATTGCTATGGAGTTGAGCTTTACAATATCGGAATCGGCCCGTGATGTCAAAACAATCGGGGCTTTAGCTCCCACGATGATTCCCGCTATTTGGCCTCTTGCAAAAAACACGATGGATTTATACAATACATTTCCCGCTTCGATAAACGGCATTAGCAGAATGTCGGCATTACCTGCCACCGGCTGGGTAATGCCCTTATGTTTAGCGGCCTCTGGTGATACTGCATTATCCAAGGCAAGCGGTCCTGCGACAAGGCAGCCTGTTAGTTCGCCGGCTTGGTTCATTTTTACCAATGCCTCGGCCTCCAGGGTAGCCTTCATCTTGGTATTCACTTTTTCTACCGCGCAGATACAAGCTACTTTGGGATTATCATTGCCAAGTGCATTAGCAACTTGTACTGCATTTTGGATGATCTGCTTTTTTACCGCTACATCTGGTTCAATATTCATGGCCGCATCGGTAATATAAAACAATCTGTCATAGCCGGTCACACCGGCTACCGCCACATGAGACAGTACGTTTTCCGTCCTAAGCCCGAATTCTTTATCAAGTACAGCCTTTAGTATTACGGCAGTATCTACCAGTCCTTTCATAACTATTTGCGCTTCTCCCTGTGCAACCAGTCGTACCGCCGTTCTACAGGCTTCAATACTGTTTTTTTGGTCAATGATTTTGAACTTATCTATAGCAATATGGTTGTCTTGCGCGATCTGCCGGATTTCAGTCTCATTGCCGACTAATATGGCGGCAGCTATCCCTAATTCCCGGGCACTATTGACTGCCAGCAGCACTTCACAGTCCTGGGCAACTGCCACAGCAATGGTTTTAGGCCCTTTCAGCTGAGAAATCTTTACAATTTCTTCGAACCTTGTTATCATGCACTACCTCCTCCAGCTAAAATAGGATCAACTAATTTGGAACTTATTTATCGTTGTCTGGAAACTCTGAGCCAGCTTGGCCAGGCTCTGGCTGGAAGCGGCAATTTCCTCGATGGCAGCCGAGTGTTCTTCGGTAGCTGCCGTTACTTTTTGGGCTTGTCCAACTGCCGTTTTACTGCAATCGTCGACATGTTCCACAGAGGCTACCACTTGTTCACTGCTATTTGCCAGTTGCTCTATGGCAACAGAAATATCCTGCACTTGTTCAGATACTTGTGTTACCAGTGTTGCTATTTCACTGAACGCATACCCGGCCATAGTTACAGCCTCTGTTCCCACCTTAACCTCCCGGGTACCTTCACTCATTGCAACCACTGCTTTATTGGTATCCTCCCGAATTTCAAAAATCAAAGTGGCGATTTGCTTTGCTGCTTGCTGAGATTGTTCCGCAAGATTTCTCACTTCTTCCGCTACCACCGCGAAGCCTCTTCCCTGCTCTCCCGCTCTGGCAGCCTCAATCGCAGCATTAAGCGCCAGTAAGTTTGTCTGCCCGGAAATGCCTGATATTGTATCAACAATCTGGCCAATTTCCTGGGAGCGTTCACCCAGTTTCGTGATAACCTGGGCAGAATGGTTTACAGTCTGTTCAATATAAGTCATTTGATTGACAGCTTTCACCACAGAGGCATTACCTTCTTGGGTTTTATCGGCGGCCTTGCATGAGATTTTCGATACATGGCTGCTATTAGCAGCCACTTCGGTGATACTGACTGACATCTTTTCAATTACAGTGGTTGCAGCATCGATTTCGTTCATTTGTTTTTCTACACCCTGGGCAATATCATTAATTGATCCGGCCACCTGGGTTGCCGCCTGAGCTGAGTGTTCAGCGCTGGCAGTCAATTGCTGGGAAGCTGCCGCCAACTGCTCTGAGGATTGAGCCATCATTACCACCATATTGCTAATGCCTTTGGCCATTGCGTTAATAGCACTGCTAATCTCACCAAATTCATCAGGTCTGTCAGCAGCGATAGCTAACCTTAGATCGCCTGTCGCATAGCGTTTTGTTGAATCAAGAATGGAATGTAAGGATTTTTTTATATAGCCGGGAATGGTGATTGTCAAAAATCCGGCAATAAGCATAGTTACAGTACCAATGACGGCAGAAATCATGATAATCTTTTGTATAATTTCCCGGATAACCGCCAGGCGGGATTTAACAATTTGCGTATTTTCCTCAGCTAACATGTGACTGCCTTTCATAATCCCTTCAGCAAAAGGTACATATTTTTTTCCGATTTCAACAGACTGGATTTGTAATGCTTTAGCCTGTTCCAAATTACCGGCTTTCTGTTCGGCCATTTGCTCCCGGATAATTGTCACAAATTCACTTTCTGTCCCCTTTGTATATATAGTAGTGTCGCTTATCAGTTTTTCTACTACAGGCTGTTCTGCCGCATCAGTTACTGCCATAATCTGTTTTTCTATTTCAATGGCATTATTTAACTTTTTACTAAAGTTATCTAACATTTTTTCATTGCCATACGCAACAAAACCCCGTGCCTCACCAATCGCCCCGGTAAATTCATTTTCTACTTTTAATGATAAGGTCAACCTAGTGGTAGCCCTCTCTAATTCTATTACCTGATCCCGGATGCCGTTAACGGAGTAATAGGAAATTATGCTTAATACTATAATTGAGAACATCATTGCCATAAAGCCAAGCGTAATTTTTGTACCTACTTTCATATTGCGCCCCATAAAGTTCTGTTCAGCCCCCTTGAATTTCTCATGTTTTTACTATGAGTCTTAGCCTGAGGTCTCCAGTGACCGGCATATTGCCCGGCGGCTGCCTGCTTTACGGAAAATAGCAGCCGCCAGGCGGCCAGGTAATGTAATTTTGGGTGTTTCCTGATTTATGGCTGCTTGAATTGCAGGCATTTCCCCGCTTCATATGCCTTGTCGAGCAATTGCACAACATGAAGGCATTCTTGATTTCTTCCATTTTGAACCAGTCCGTCAACAATATGCATTCGGCAGGAACCACAGCTGGTTACAACCGTATCGGCAGCCGTTGAAGCAATATCGGCAATTTTGCGATCATTGATTTTTCGGGAAACATCATAGTGCGCCAAACTGAAGGAGCCGCCCGCCCCGCAGCAGCGGGCCGGTTCTTTCATTTCGACGAATTTCACTCCCGGGATGGCAGCGACAATGGCACGCGGCTGAGCAGTCACTTCAATTCCCCTGGCCATATGGCAGGGATCATGCATAGTTACCGTGGCAGGTACCGGTCCCAAAGTATCTTGCCGGAATCGCAAGACATCAACCAAAAACTCACTGATTTCATAGGTCTTAGCAGCCAGGTTCCTGGCCTGCCGCTGTAAGTCCGGCTCATCATGGAACAGTTCCGGATACTCGATTTTAAAGGCTTCCGCGCAAGAGCCGCAGGCGGCAACAATATAATCAGCATTGACGCGTTCAAAAGTTTCAACATTGTGTTTGGCAAAAACTTTAGCCAGTTCAACGTCACCGGACATATACACCGGCGTACCGCAGCAGTGTTGTTTCGCCGGTATGGTGATTGCCACATTATTGGCTTTCAGTACATTGATTACTGCCTGACCGATATCGGTGTATACATAGTTAATGGTGCAGCCAGTAAAAAATGCCACTTTCATCCGTGGTTTAGCTGCATTAATATGTTCAGGAAATTGGCTGCGCAGCGGCGTGGCCGCAAAGGGAGCTAACACTCGCCGCCGGTCAAGTCCGGGCATCGGAAAGCGGGCAACAACAGCCATTCGTCCGGGCAGTTTTTTCATTTGCAGCGGACCGAACAGGCCGGCCATGCGCAGAGCGAAATCAAACAGCGTCCGGTTAGCAAGCAATGCAAACACTTGTTTTTTTATCGGGTTCAGACCTCTGGCTTTAACCGCTGCCTGGCGTCCGCGCAAGATAAGTTCGTCAGCTTTGACACCACAGGGACATTTAACAGCACATGCCTTGCAGGACACACACATAGCCATCCGCTGATCAAAGCCTGCGGAAATTTCGGCATTACCGTTGATTACAGCCTCCATAAGCGACAGCTTACCCCGGGCCACCGCCGCTTCTGTCTGAATTTCTTTATAGATGGGACATACTTCCATGCAATTGCCGCATTTCATACAGTTAGCAAGAGCATCTTCAATGTCTGTCAGCAGCTTTTTATCCTCTTTCATACCTTAACACTCCCCGACTAGTTTTCCAGGATTGAGGATGCAGTTAGGATCTAACGCCTTTTTAATAGCGCGCATGGTTTTCATACCGACCTCGCCGAATTGGTCCTCCATATACTTCAATTTTCCCAGCCCGATTCCATGCTCACCGCTAAGAGTACCCCCAAGCCTGATGGCAGTGGTAAAGATTTCATCCATTGCTTTATAGACCCGTTCCATTTCCTCTTTGTCGCGCAGATCGCAGACGATGGTAGGATGCAGGTTGCCGTCGCCTGCATGGCCGAAGGTGCCGATTGTGACTTTATGTTTTGCGGCTGCCTGATTTACCGCCCGGATCATTTCCGGTACCTTACTGCGTGGAACAGTTGCGTCTTCGGTAAACGTAGTGGGCCTGAGTTTTGCCAGGGCCGGCAGGGCCGCACGCCGGGCTGCCCATATTTTGTCACGCTCGGCAGCGTCTTTCGCTACCTGGATTTGATCGGCATGGTTGGCTTTGAGCACTTCCACCACTTTGGCG
Proteins encoded in this window:
- the glmS gene encoding methylaspartate mutase subunit S; translated protein: MTNKEKVILGVIGADCHAVGNKILNHALTAAGYEVINLGVLVPQEEFVNAAIETDAKAILVASLYGHGEIDCRGLRDRCREAGIEDILLYVGGNLVVGKSDFTEVEKKFLAMGYDKVYAPGTLPEQVLADLKEDLK
- a CDS encoding GntR family transcriptional regulator; translated protein: MIVQKLGIPIYLQVKAYILDKIKTGYYQKGDKLPTERSLAEELGISRNTVSVAYKELLLEGVLEARQGRGTFVRGQAGDITAAGADVAGSRIERALKIIDAAMVQVVELGFTVEQFANITAIRAKERELSTRQLRVAVVDCTLEYVEQFIAQLSQTAHAQFEPVVLSDLLAGVVKVEFLAACDLVITTAEHQSVVAGVLGNTAKLLAVASVPNLEAVIKLARLQPGTEVAVVAKTQEFVDALDRLLTKIGCNGIGLKACTGTEREQVRQCIAGYKVIIAAESMKQMVRQAAAETQDIITFYYEIDQGSLQQVIGRLVAETDKAKE
- a CDS encoding FadR/GntR family transcriptional regulator, producing MAQIKKVKLSDTVVEEVLKALENGRFKPGEKIPSESVLTKEFGVSRTTLREAFQKLELLGKMSIRQGDGTYVNDGPPPTIYNHINSAFIFGNTDMTKLLEARECLEMYAIKLVANRATAEDVARLYESISSEKDNLTPQNFPKQDFLFHQLLIELSDNPILLGFWTSIMSLIKEEQTRIANIPGVPEQAWETHKQIIKAIEKNDAKKAQACMQQHLSLLPGIVLSDVSHRKSRENNK
- the buk gene encoding butyrate kinase; its protein translation is MKDKFRILAINPGSTSTKVAVYDNEQLLYEEVVRYSNAELAAFTTVIGQYQFRKNGILTLLAENNIAIDILDAVVGRGGLLKPIEGGTYAVNETMIKDLRLAHRGEHASNLGGIIAKEIADTLAIPAFIVDPVVVDELADIAKISGLPAYDRISIFHALNQKAVARKISRELGKPYNEVNLIIAHMGGGISVGVHTGGKVVDVNNALCGEGPFSPERAGGISTGYLIELCFSGKYSMSEVRKLLVGQGGLVGYLGTNDGREVGRMIAAGNAKAKLVYEAMAYQIAKEIAAGSAAVAGRVDSIVLTGGLAYDQLLVKLITDRVQFIADIKVVPGENEMIALAEGALRVLSGEEQAKVYQ
- a CDS encoding phosphate butyryltransferase, whose amino-acid sequence is MITRFEEIVKISQLKGPKTIAVAVAQDCEVLLAVNSARELGIAAAILVGNETEIRQIAQDNHIAIDKFKIIDQKNSIEACRTAVRLVAQGEAQIVMKGLVDTAVILKAVLDKEFGLRTENVLSHVAVAGVTGYDRLFYITDAAMNIEPDVAVKKQIIQNAVQVANALGNDNPKVACICAVEKVNTKMKATLEAEALVKMNQAGELTGCLVAGPLALDNAVSPEAAKHKGITQPVAGNADILLMPFIEAGNVLYKSIVFFARGQIAGIIVGAKAPIVLTSRADSDIVKLNSIAIGVLMASKSEEEKSYEG
- a CDS encoding methyl-accepting chemotaxis protein, which translates into the protein MKVGTKITLGFMAMMFSIIVLSIISYYSVNGIRDQVIELERATTRLTLSLKVENEFTGAIGEARGFVAYGNEKMLDNFSKKLNNAIEIEKQIMAVTDAAEQPVVEKLISDTTIYTKGTESEFVTIIREQMAEQKAGNLEQAKALQIQSVEIGKKYVPFAEGIMKGSHMLAEENTQIVKSRLAVIREIIQKIIMISAVIGTVTMLIAGFLTITIPGYIKKSLHSILDSTKRYATGDLRLAIAADRPDEFGEISSAINAMAKGISNMVVMMAQSSEQLAAASQQLTASAEHSAQAATQVAGSINDIAQGVEKQMNEIDAATTVIEKMSVSITEVAANSSHVSKISCKAADKTQEGNASVVKAVNQMTYIEQTVNHSAQVITKLGERSQEIGQIVDTISGISGQTNLLALNAAIEAARAGEQGRGFAVVAEEVRNLAEQSQQAAKQIATLIFEIREDTNKAVVAMSEGTREVKVGTEAVTMAGYAFSEIATLVTQVSEQVQDISVAIEQLANSSEQVVASVEHVDDCSKTAVGQAQKVTAATEEHSAAIEEIAASSQSLAKLAQSFQTTINKFQIS
- a CDS encoding (Fe-S)-binding protein, whose translation is MKEDKKLLTDIEDALANCMKCGNCMEVCPIYKEIQTEAAVARGKLSLMEAVINGNAEISAGFDQRMAMCVSCKACAVKCPCGVKADELILRGRQAAVKARGLNPIKKQVFALLANRTLFDFALRMAGLFGPLQMKKLPGRMAVVARFPMPGLDRRRVLAPFAATPLRSQFPEHINAAKPRMKVAFFTGCTINYVYTDIGQAVINVLKANNVAITIPAKQHCCGTPVYMSGDVELAKVFAKHNVETFERVNADYIVAACGSCAEAFKIEYPELFHDEPDLQRQARNLAAKTYEISEFLVDVLRFRQDTLGPVPATVTMHDPCHMARGIEVTAQPRAIVAAIPGVKFVEMKEPARCCGAGGSFSLAHYDVSRKINDRKIADIASTAADTVVTSCGSCRMHIVDGLVQNGRNQECLHVVQLLDKAYEAGKCLQFKQP